The Daucus carota subsp. sativus chromosome 2, DH1 v3.0, whole genome shotgun sequence genome includes a window with the following:
- the LOC108209613 gene encoding uncharacterized protein LOC108209613 isoform X2 has product MALVYSSLTLARFPVSPITASIYSDVKVQSMAVPKRAEDLSIQVGAKEIKQEWASKTLTSVSRRNVGMQLAIASLAAIATNLPDSAEARVIKPEIKRKIFEKLKMLREKANLMNPNTENEEKTYPPAEEDEKTDLLNPNTENVEKTSPLAEEEEKAGLLNPDTEKEEKTSPPVEKKEKASLSNPNAENEEKNPNTENDEKTSPLAEEEGKAGLPNPDAKDEEKTSPPVEEKEKSNLSNPNIENEEKTSPQGEEEEKALTSDFIIE; this is encoded by the exons ATGGCGCTGGTATATTCTTCCTTAACTCTGGCAAGGTTCCCTGTATCTCCGATCACCGCCTCAATTTACTCCGACGTGAAAGTCCAAAGTATGGCCGTGCCTAAAAGAGCCGAGGATCTTTCTATTCAG GTGGGAGCCAAAGAAATTAAACAAGAGTGGGCATCGAAAACCTTGACCTCGGTTTCACGAAGAAACGTGGGGATGCAATTAGCTATTGCCTCTTTGGCTGCCATTGCTACCAATTTACCGGATTCTGCTGAAGCACGTGTAATTAAACCTGAGATCAagaggaaaatatttgaaaagctTAAAATGCTAAGGGAAAAAGCTAATTTAATGAATCCAAatactgaaaatgaagaaaaaacTTATCCACCAGCAGAGGAGGACGAAAAAACTGATCTATTGAATCCAAATACTGAAAATGTAGAAAAGACATCTCCACTGGCAGAGGAGGAAGAAAAGGCTGGTTTGTTGAATCCAGATACAGAGAAGGAGGAAAAGACTTCTCCACCGGTAGAGAAGAAAGAAAAAGCTAGTTTGTCGAATCCAAATGCAGAGAATGAGGAAAAGAATCCAAATACTGAAAATGATGAAAAGACATCTCCACTGGCAGAggaggaaggaaaagctggttTGCCGAATCCAGACGCAAAGGATGAGGAAAAGACTTCTCCACCTGTAGAGGAGAAAGAAAAATCTAATTTGTCGAACCCAAATATAGAGAATGAGGAAAAGACTTCTCCCCAGGGAGAGGAGGAAGAGAAAGCTCTTACATCAGACTTTATTATTGAG TGA